Part of the Allofrancisella frigidaquae genome is shown below.
ATATTTGGATATTGTGATTTTATCTTTAGATACTGCTGTATCATCGGTGTGTGATTAGACATATCTAAACTAGCTTAAAATTGTGATTAGTTAAACAATGATTATATAATACATCTATGACATAGCAAACTAACAAAATCATACATAGTTGTTTTTTATTTTGCGAAAATAATTTATCATATTTGGTAACTTATTTTAAGATATTGTAAGCACACGTAGGGAACCTAGGATGAATTACTTGGATTTTGAGACAAAAATTAAGGAAGTAGAAGATAAAATTACTTCGCTTTCTCATGTTTTTGATGATGAAAAAACGGAAGCAGAATTAAAAAAACTAAACAAAAAAAGACTAGAATTAATGGAGTCGATTTATTCAAAACTGACTGACTGGCAAGTAGTACAGTTATCAAGACATCCAAATAGACCATACTTCAAAGACTTATTACCCTTAGTCTTTACTGACTTCCAGGAGCTTCATGGTGATAGAGCTTTTGGTGATGATTTAGCTGTTATAGGGGGGTTAGCGAAACTCAATAATCATCCTGTTATGGTTATAGGTCAAGAAAAAGGTCGTGACACAAAAAGCAAGATAAAACATAACTTTGGTATGATGCACCCAGAAGGATATCGAAAAGCTTTAAGGCTTATGAAATTAGCTGAGAAGTTTAATATGCCCGTGATTACTTTTATTGATACCCCAGGAGCTTACCCAGGTATTAAAGCAGAAGAGCGTGGTCAAAGTGAAGCTATTGCAAGGAATCTTTTTGAGATGAGTGCTCTTAAAGTTCCTATAGTTTGTACAGTTATAGGTGAAGGTTGTTCTGGCGGGGCACTAGGAATTGGTGTGGGAGATAAACTTTTGATGCTTCAATATAGCTATTTTGCTACTATTTCCCCAGAAGGATGTGCTTCAATTCTGCATAAAACTGCGGAAAAAGCATCTGAAGTTACTCAAATGATGAATATAACTTCAGGGCGGTTGAAAGAGTTAAACATAGTTGATGAAGTAATCCCTGAACCATTAGGCGGTGCTCACAGAGATTTCGTAACTACAGCTGAAAATATCAAAAAAGCATTAACTAAAGAGTTAAAAGATTTATGCCAAATGTCAGTAGAAGAACGCAACTCACAAAGGTATGATAAATTAATGTCTTTTGGGAAGTTTAAAGAGGCTTAATTCTTATCTATTTTTATTTTGGTTTAGGCTAGGAAAATTTTGTATAAAAAAAAGTCACAAGCAGGTCTTGGTATTGTCGAAGCAATGTTGGCAGCATTAATTTTGCTGTTTGTTCTTTCTTCAGGTTTTTTACTGTTAAATAGTATTCTAGTAAGTATTACGTTAGATAATAGACGTAATGAGATATCAAGTGTTTTAGATGATCGTGTTAGTGTATATAGACTAACAGGTGTTTTTGATGATTCAGCAACTAAAGACGGTATTAAATTTAAAAAAACAGTTGTAACAGAGCAAAGCAATAATGCTATGTCTTTAGGGCAGGAAAAGCCTGTGAATAGATTTAAAATTTTGGGAATAAAAGATATAAAAGAGATGGCTAAAAGAGCTGATTATGAGGCCAAAAAAGCTAAAGCTAACGATGTTGAAATTATATATAAGGTGGTAAACATAGCTGCATTTGATGATAAGCTTGGTGTAGCAGATAGAGTCAAGATTATACAAAGAGAAATAAAGCAAAATGATGGCGAAGAACAGTAAAAAAATCGCTGGATTTACCTTGCCAGAGCTAATGGTTTCAATAGTTATAGCAGCTATAGTTATGGCGATGGCAATAAATGTCTATATAGATATGAAAAATCAATACAATAAGCTTAATAGTAAACACCAGATCAATTCTAAACAGCTTATAACGAAACAGATTTTCTACAACGCTATTTCAAAAATAGGCTTTGCTACAAAGTATGGCGATATGTATCAAGAGCTTGTGGATAACTCAGGGGATAGTTCTGGTGATATCTTCGGGAAATTTGGAATTTTAACTATAGGAAAAAGCCCTATAAAAGGCATTAAGAGCCTGCCAGAAAATTTAACATTAGATCCAGAATCTTGTGATGAGAGAGTAAAAAATGAAAAATATTTCAGTCAGCAAAACAGTATTTACTGCATTCAACCTAATACAGATTATATAGCTATCCAGCGTGCCAGCTTAAGTTCAACTCTAAAAACTAACTCATCAAATAATATTTTCAAGGTAAACAGGTTTCAAAAAGAAGTTGTACCAGAAAAAGATATTTCTATGGATGATTATTTGGTTTTGTGTAATGTTTTTGAGTGTGATTTGGTAAAGACTATGGCTGTTACAGGTGATTTTGTATCAACTTATTCACGCGTTGAGGATAAGTTTAAAGTGGGTGACTATGTTGGTAAATATATTTTAGAAATATTTTTTGTGGCAGATTCTGGTCAAAAAGATAAACAGGGTAATAAAATTTATTCATTGTACGAGTATGTGAAACAAAATGCTAATGATTCTGAGATTTATGAGTTGATAAACGATGTAAGTAACCTGAAGGTTGAGTATGTTTTAAATGCAGATATTAGTCAAGGTGGTGCTAACCTTAACTGGAAGCAAATAGCAACACAGCCTATTAGTGTTAAAAGTGATTCAGTCGCGGCTTTGAGAATATCTTTTAAAGTTGCGGATGATATTTTTAGTAAGATATTTTTGTTAGAAAATACATAAAGAGATTAGTTTAATGTTCAAGAGGATAAAAAGTAATAAAAATTCAGGATCTGTATTACTTATGGCATTGATATTCTCTTTTGTGATTATGGTGATGCTTACCGCGCTTTTATATTCTTTTAAAATGGGTTTACTTACTACCAAAAGTATTATAAAAAATAGCGATGAAAAAGTAATTGGGGAAACATATATAGCAAGTGCTAAGGACGATATTGACTTTTCTAAACCAAGCGAGCTTAAAATAGGTAATAGTACCTTTGAAATAACAGTAGATGAAGATGATATTTCAACATTTTTTCCAAAAAATAGTAACGCTGAACTATTCCAAGCGCAGCAATACAGTAGTTTTAAATCTACATATAAAGCATATAATGATGGTTCAAAAGTTGATTTAGCCAAAAAAATTATTTATAACGTTCCATCGGCTAATACTTATAAAAATTATAATACAGATTACGTGCCTATTAATGTACCAATGATAGACATTGCTGCGATGACAGATTACCAAGCAAGAAATTATCGTTTAACAATCGATGGGCTATTAAAAGATGCGCCTAAAGGCTTTATTGGCTTTATTGAAAAACAAAATAAACAGATAAATATATTTACAGATAAAGCAAAAATTGGTGTGCCAATTCCACAAGGTATGGGTACAGACTATAAAATTAAGGTTGGTTGGAACCTTGAAAATGGACAATGGCAGTTAATGCTACTGATGTATGATATAAACAAGCTTTTTACAACTAGTGTTGTTCTTGAAGATTTACTAGCTGATAATATTGAAGGTTTAGAAGCAGATACAAAAGCATTAGGTGATGAGATAGGTAAGTGGCAGCCAGTTATTTCTGGAGATTCAAAAGGTGGTTCGTCAGCAGCACAATTTGTTAGAGAAAATATTTTTGATGCAGCATGGTATTTTGAGGATAGCGATGGTCCTCCCCAAATACTTTTAGCAAGAAAAGCTGATCAAAAGAAGGGTAATCAAGAAGTGTTAGAAGTTTATTATTCAACTTATTCAACTACTAATAATCAATATAGCCTTAAACTAGGTGATAGCTTAAATTTAAAAGCTAGTCTTAAAGAAGAAAATGTGAAACTTTTAGTGCCAGATTTTGCTAATAATCTTGATGCAAAAATGGCTTTTATATTTCATCCAAATAACGAAAGTAAAAATCTTATGGGTATAAGTGATTTTAACTATAATGGTGATCATAGAGTCGGTAAAAGTCTAGATACTTACATAGATGGAGAAAGCTTTGGTAAGCCTGTTATTATTTCTAAATCAGACAATTCGTTATTTATAGTAACTTTTGAGCCGGATAAAGTACATCGCTATGAGTACAAAAAAG
Proteins encoded:
- a CDS encoding acetyl-CoA carboxylase carboxyltransferase subunit alpha, whose amino-acid sequence is MNYLDFETKIKEVEDKITSLSHVFDDEKTEAELKKLNKKRLELMESIYSKLTDWQVVQLSRHPNRPYFKDLLPLVFTDFQELHGDRAFGDDLAVIGGLAKLNNHPVMVIGQEKGRDTKSKIKHNFGMMHPEGYRKALRLMKLAEKFNMPVITFIDTPGAYPGIKAEERGQSEAIARNLFEMSALKVPIVCTVIGEGCSGGALGIGVGDKLLMLQYSYFATISPEGCASILHKTAEKASEVTQMMNITSGRLKELNIVDEVIPEPLGGAHRDFVTTAENIKKALTKELKDLCQMSVEERNSQRYDKLMSFGKFKEA
- a CDS encoding pilus assembly protein, translated to MLAALILLFVLSSGFLLLNSILVSITLDNRRNEISSVLDDRVSVYRLTGVFDDSATKDGIKFKKTVVTEQSNNAMSLGQEKPVNRFKILGIKDIKEMAKRADYEAKKAKANDVEIIYKVVNIAAFDDKLGVADRVKIIQREIKQNDGEEQ
- a CDS encoding PilW family protein, which produces MMAKNSKKIAGFTLPELMVSIVIAAIVMAMAINVYIDMKNQYNKLNSKHQINSKQLITKQIFYNAISKIGFATKYGDMYQELVDNSGDSSGDIFGKFGILTIGKSPIKGIKSLPENLTLDPESCDERVKNEKYFSQQNSIYCIQPNTDYIAIQRASLSSTLKTNSSNNIFKVNRFQKEVVPEKDISMDDYLVLCNVFECDLVKTMAVTGDFVSTYSRVEDKFKVGDYVGKYILEIFFVADSGQKDKQGNKIYSLYEYVKQNANDSEIYELINDVSNLKVEYVLNADISQGGANLNWKQIATQPISVKSDSVAALRISFKVADDIFSKIFLLENT